From one Macaca nemestrina isolate mMacNem1 chromosome 3, mMacNem.hap1, whole genome shotgun sequence genomic stretch:
- the LOC105477245 gene encoding cyclin-G2 isoform X1, translated as MGVVRSGAGRARLDWISVPGPQPGVPRHPTAPGTRVSASRMKDLGAEHLAGREGVQLLGLLNLYLEQEERFQPREKGLSLIEATPENDNTLCPGLRNAKVEDLRSLANFFGSCTETFVLAVNILDRFLALMKVKPKHLSCIGVCSFLLAARIVEEDCNIPSTHDVIRISQCKCTASDIKRMEKIISEKLHYELEATTALNFLHLYHTIILCHTSERKEILSLDKLEAQLKACNCRLVFSKAKPSVLALCLLNLEVETLKSVELLEILLLVKKHSKINDAEFFYWRELVSKCLAEYSSPECCKPDLKKLVWIVSRRTAQNLHNSYYSVPELPTIPEGGCFDESESEDSCEDMSCGEESLSSSPPSDQECTFFFNFKVAQTLCFPS; from the exons ATGGGTGTTGTCCGGTCGGGCGCGGGGCGGGCTAGACTGGACTGGATTTCTGTCCCCGGACCGCAGCCGGGTGTGCCGCGCCACCCCACGGCTCCTGGGACACGGGTGTCCGCCTCTCGG ATGAAGGATTTGGGGGCAGAGCACTTGGCAGGTCGTGAAGGGGTCCAACTCCTCGGATTGTTGAACCTCTACCTAGAACAAGAAGAGAGATTCCAACCTCGAGAAAAAGGGCTGAGTTTGATTGAGGCTACCCCGGAG AATGATAACACTTTGTGTCCAGGATTGAGAAATGCCAAAGTTGAAGATTTAAGGAGTTTAGCCAACTTTTTTGGATCTTGCACTGAAACTTTTGTCCTGGCCGTCAATATTTTGGACAGATTCTTGGCTCTTATGAAg GTGAAACCTAAACATTTGTCTTGCATTGGAGTCTGTTCTTTTTTGCTGGCTGCTAGAATAGTTGAAGAAGACTGCAATATTCCATCCACTCATGATGTGATCCGGATTAGTCAATGTAAATGTACTGCTTCTGACATAAAACggatggaaaaaataatttcagaaaaattgcACTATGAATTGGAAGCTACTACTGCCTTAAACTTTTTGCACTTATACCATACTATTATACTTTGTCATACTTCAGAAAG GAAAGAAATACTGAGCCTTGATAAACTAGAAGCTCAGCTGAAAGCTTGCAACTGCCGACTCGTCttttcaaaagcaaaa ccATCTGTATTAGCCTTGTGCCTTCTCAATTTGGAAGTAGAAACTTTGAAATCTGTTGAATTACTGGAAATTCTCTTGCTAGTTAAAAAACATTCCAAG attaatGACGCCGAGTTCTTTTACTGGAGAGAGTTAGTTTCTAAATGCCTAGCTGAGTATTCTTCTCCTGAATGTTGCAAACCAGATCTTAAGAAGTTGGTTTGGATCGTTTCAAGGCGCACAGCCCAGAACCTCCACAACAGCTACTATAGTGTTCCTGAGCTGCCAACGATACCTGAGGGGGGTTGTTTTGATGAAAGTGAAAG tgAGGACTCTTGTGAAGATATGAGTTGTGGAGAGGAGAGTCTCAGCAGCTCTCCTCCCAGTGATCAAGAGTGCACCTTCTTTTTCAACTTCAAAGTGGCACAAACACTGTGCTTTCCATCTTAG
- the LOC105477245 gene encoding cyclin-G2 isoform X2, with translation MKDLGAEHLAGREGVQLLGLLNLYLEQEERFQPREKGLSLIEATPENDNTLCPGLRNAKVEDLRSLANFFGSCTETFVLAVNILDRFLALMKVKPKHLSCIGVCSFLLAARIVEEDCNIPSTHDVIRISQCKCTASDIKRMEKIISEKLHYELEATTALNFLHLYHTIILCHTSERKEILSLDKLEAQLKACNCRLVFSKAKPSVLALCLLNLEVETLKSVELLEILLLVKKHSKINDAEFFYWRELVSKCLAEYSSPECCKPDLKKLVWIVSRRTAQNLHNSYYSVPELPTIPEGGCFDESESEDSCEDMSCGEESLSSSPPSDQECTFFFNFKVAQTLCFPS, from the exons ATGAAGGATTTGGGGGCAGAGCACTTGGCAGGTCGTGAAGGGGTCCAACTCCTCGGATTGTTGAACCTCTACCTAGAACAAGAAGAGAGATTCCAACCTCGAGAAAAAGGGCTGAGTTTGATTGAGGCTACCCCGGAG AATGATAACACTTTGTGTCCAGGATTGAGAAATGCCAAAGTTGAAGATTTAAGGAGTTTAGCCAACTTTTTTGGATCTTGCACTGAAACTTTTGTCCTGGCCGTCAATATTTTGGACAGATTCTTGGCTCTTATGAAg GTGAAACCTAAACATTTGTCTTGCATTGGAGTCTGTTCTTTTTTGCTGGCTGCTAGAATAGTTGAAGAAGACTGCAATATTCCATCCACTCATGATGTGATCCGGATTAGTCAATGTAAATGTACTGCTTCTGACATAAAACggatggaaaaaataatttcagaaaaattgcACTATGAATTGGAAGCTACTACTGCCTTAAACTTTTTGCACTTATACCATACTATTATACTTTGTCATACTTCAGAAAG GAAAGAAATACTGAGCCTTGATAAACTAGAAGCTCAGCTGAAAGCTTGCAACTGCCGACTCGTCttttcaaaagcaaaa ccATCTGTATTAGCCTTGTGCCTTCTCAATTTGGAAGTAGAAACTTTGAAATCTGTTGAATTACTGGAAATTCTCTTGCTAGTTAAAAAACATTCCAAG attaatGACGCCGAGTTCTTTTACTGGAGAGAGTTAGTTTCTAAATGCCTAGCTGAGTATTCTTCTCCTGAATGTTGCAAACCAGATCTTAAGAAGTTGGTTTGGATCGTTTCAAGGCGCACAGCCCAGAACCTCCACAACAGCTACTATAGTGTTCCTGAGCTGCCAACGATACCTGAGGGGGGTTGTTTTGATGAAAGTGAAAG tgAGGACTCTTGTGAAGATATGAGTTGTGGAGAGGAGAGTCTCAGCAGCTCTCCTCCCAGTGATCAAGAGTGCACCTTCTTTTTCAACTTCAAAGTGGCACAAACACTGTGCTTTCCATCTTAG